The genomic interval GAACCCAAAACGTGCTCTCTACCTCTGTACCAAACAACGTCGCAACATACCCTTAACTAGAGTAGGAGAGCCTATCCCTATCTCTGACTTAGAAAATCAAGGAGCTGAGTTAGCTCGCTTTTTGACCGTTCCCCTAGAAGGTTTAGTATGAAAAAACATCTATTACTCTTCGTTTTGTGCTTTAGTTTATGTTTGGTAGCTTGTAATCAAAATATCTTTACTTCTGCTCAAGCTTCCGAGTCAACCCCTACAATCAACAATATGCAAACATCTTTACCTAGATTAACAGGAACAGCTACAGTCAAAATGGTGGTCAATGATTCTCCAATTATTATTGAAGTTGATGGGGAACACGCGCCAATCACCGCGGGTAACTTTATTGATTTGGTAGATCAAGGAGTTTATGATGGTTTAGTCTTTCATCGGGTAGTTAGAGAACCTCAACCTTTTGTAGTACAAGGTGGCGACCCCCAAGGTAAAAACCCCAGTGTACCTGTTAGTAATCTAGGCACAGGGAGTTTTATTGATCCCGCTACGGGCAAACCTCGTTATATACCCCTAGAAATTCAAGCTGAAAATAGTACAGAGCCAACTTATGGCAAAACTATCAAAGCAACGCCGATTTTACCCCACCGTCGTGGTGCAGTAGCTATGGCTCGTTCTCAAATGCCTGATAGTGCTTCGGCTCAGTTTTATTTTGCTCTAGCTGATTTAGGATTTTTAGATGGTAGTTACGCTGTATTTGGTTATGTAACTGAAGGCATGGAAGTGGTAGATCAAATTCAACAAGGCGATCGCATATCATCAGCTGAAGTTCTCAGCGGTATTGAAAATCTCCAACGTTAAAAAATAATAGGGCTTGTTGAACTCAAGCCCTTAAATAATGCTTAAAAATCATCTGGTAACACCCATTTAGGGGGTTCAGTTAATTTTTTTAACCTAGCTGCTTCAGCTATTTCTAGCATTTTGTCTAATGATGTATCCTTGATAAATTCCTTCGCTTGAGCTAAATGTTCAAGATGGGGACAAGATTCACCTAAGATACAACCATTAACGCAATCTACTGCACAATTAACCTGACGATTCAAGATTCATTCCTCCAAAGATGTAAAATTAAACCCTGCTTGGAAATTAAGCAGGGAGACTAGATACCAATAACATATTTTTTCCATTCCTGGTTGACGTTACCCCTAGTACATTTAGCAATTTCAAAGTGAAGACTACTGTATGGTCTTCTCGGTTGGGTTTTGAGCATCATGTTGGCTTCTTTAGGGGTGCGGTTACCTTTTTTGACGTTACAACGAACACAAGCGGTAACTAGGTTTTCCCAAGTATCACCACCTCCACGAGAACGGGGTATAACGTGATCTAGGGTTAATTGTTCTCCCTTATAACTACAATATTGACAACAAGAGCGATCTCGTTCTAGAATATTGCGGCGAGTTAAAGGAATTTCTTTATAAGGGACTCGGACATAGTATAATAACCTAATCACTGTGGGAAGGGGAAATTCATGATAAACTTGTACACCGTTATGCTCAAGCCGCTCCGCTTTTCCTTTCAGTAATAAAACCACCGCTCGACGCCAACTAGTAATATTGAGCGGTTCGTAGGAAGCATTTAAGACTAAAACCTTGCTCATAGGCTTAATAAACTTCTAAATTTTATCCTTGATATTAACATTGATTGCTTTATGAGTGCAGAAATAATTTGTGTTGGCACAGAATTACTATTGGGTAATATAGTTAATACTAATGCTAAGTTTTTAGCCGAAGAATTAGCTAATCTCGGGATTCCCCATTATTATGAAACTATAGTAGGTGATAACATACAAAGATTGCAAAAAGCGATCGCTATAGCTTGTGAACGTTCCTCAATTTTAATTTTTACAGGTGGATTAGGACCTACTCCCGATGATCTTACCACTGAGGCGATCGCCGCCTTTTTTCAAACCCCTTTAGTAGAACATCCAGAAATCTTAGGTGATATTCAAGCTAAATTCGCAGCTAGAGGGCGAGAAATGAGTCCTAATAACGCTAAACAAGCTTTAATACCCCAAGGAGCACAAATTTTACCTAATCCAGTCGGTACAGCCCCTGGTATGATTTGGCAACCTCAACCCGGTATAACTATTCTTACCTTTCCTGGTGTTCCTCGGGAAATGAAAGCAATGTGGCAAGAAACAGCCATACTTTACCTAAAAACTCAAGGTTGGGGTAAAGAAATCATCTACAGTCGAGTCTTAAAATTCCGCGGTATCGGAGAATCCAATCTAGCAGTCAAAGTCAACAAGTTTTTTGACCTAACTAACCCTACTGTAGCTCCCTATG from Gloeocapsa sp. DLM2.Bin57 carries:
- a CDS encoding peptidylprolyl isomerase; amino-acid sequence: MKKHLLLFVLCFSLCLVACNQNIFTSAQASESTPTINNMQTSLPRLTGTATVKMVVNDSPIIIEVDGEHAPITAGNFIDLVDQGVYDGLVFHRVVREPQPFVVQGGDPQGKNPSVPVSNLGTGSFIDPATGKPRYIPLEIQAENSTEPTYGKTIKATPILPHRRGAVAMARSQMPDSASAQFYFALADLGFLDGSYAVFGYVTEGMEVVDQIQQGDRISSAEVLSGIENLQR
- a CDS encoding HNH endonuclease, with translation MSKVLVLNASYEPLNITSWRRAVVLLLKGKAERLEHNGVQVYHEFPLPTVIRLLYYVRVPYKEIPLTRRNILERDRSCCQYCSYKGEQLTLDHVIPRSRGGGDTWENLVTACVRCNVKKGNRTPKEANMMLKTQPRRPYSSLHFEIAKCTRGNVNQEWKKYVIGI
- a CDS encoding competence/damage-inducible protein A: MSAEIICVGTELLLGNIVNTNAKFLAEELANLGIPHYYETIVGDNIQRLQKAIAIACERSSILIFTGGLGPTPDDLTTEAIAAFFQTPLVEHPEILGDIQAKFAARGREMSPNNAKQALIPQGAQILPNPVGTAPGMIWQPQPGITILTFPGVPREMKAMWQETAILYLKTQGWGKEIIYSRVLKFRGIGESNLAVKVNKFFDLTNPTVAPYASLGEVKLRISTKAATPAIANNIIQPIAQEIIAIAGNDYFGADEDTLASVVGNLLIQRQETLSVAESCTGGGIGELLTSVSGSSSYFMGGVIAYANEIKTEILGVNPQDLAEFGAVSEVVAKQMAIKVKQRFKTDWGLSVTGIAGPTGGTLDKPVGLVCFGFASPNNQVDCLVSRFGANQDRETIRYLSVNYALDQLRRKLQQR